The genomic region AAAAGTGTACTTCAGCCAACTCGGGCATCTCGCACAGTGTTTTCAATCCGTGCAAAGTCGAGGCCTGTAGCTCTTATTGCTGGACGAGGTGTCCTACCTGTTGCTAATGTCTGACTCCGGTGTCTTTTTGGAATACATTTCCATGTGCTTTGCCCTGCCCGTGAAGGCAGATCAGGGAAAGTATAAACTAAAATGGACAGGAGTGATGAAGATGGCAAACCAAACGAGAACGGTTCGTGACTCCCTCGGTGACATCGAAATCCCAATGGACGCTTATTACGGCGCGCAGACCGCGCGTGCTATCGCCAACTTTCCGATTAGCGGGCTTCGACTACCGCCGGCCTTTATCCGGGCGCAGGGCATCGTGAAATGGGCGGCGGCCAAGGCGCATGCGGATCTTGGAATACTTGATGCAGTGAAGGCAGATGCCATTTGCAAAGCCTCCGATGAGGTGGCGAAGGGGGCGCTTGACGAGTGGTTTCGTGTGGATGTGTACCAGGCAGGCGCTGGAACCTCTCAAAACATGAATGCCAATGAGGTGATTGCCGCGCGGGCGACAGAGATTCTGGGAGGCACTCGAGGCGGCGCTTTGCTTGTTCATCCGAACGACGATGTCAACAGGTCGCAATCCACGAATGACACGATTCACATCGCGATGAACATGGCCGGATTGGACATGCTGACACATGATCTCGCCCCGGCGCTAGACAGCCTGGAACAGGCTCTTGAGGAGCGCGCCAGAGCATTTGCGCACATCGTCAAATCCGGTCGCACACACCTGCAGGATGCGGTGCCGATGCGTCTTGGTGATGAGTTTCGCGCCTATGCACACAATATCCGGCGGCATCGCCACTGGGTTAAACAAGCGGCTGATGAACTGCTGTCCATCGGATTTGGAGGAAACGCGGTTGGCACGGGCATCAATACAGAGCCTACATTCGCCAAACTCGCTGTCCGGCATGTTGCTGAAAAGACGGGGCTCGCGTATCGTCTGGCGGATAATCCGTTTACGTTCAATCAAAACCCGGACGAGGTCGTGCTGGTCAGTGGCGCTTTGCGGAGCCTCGCGCAGGCGCTCGGCCGGATCGCAAACGATCTGCGCCTGCTGGCCTCCGGGCCGCGCACTGGCTTTGCCGAATTGATCTTGCCGGCGGTCCAGCCGGGATCGTCCATCATGCCTGGTAAAGTGAATCCAGTCATCGCAGAGATGCTGAACATGGTGGTCTATCAGGTACTGGGCTGCGATACGACTGTCGCACAGGCGGGGGCGGCAGGCCAACTCGAACTGAACGTGATGATGCCGGTGATGGCAGCCAATTTTCTGCACGAGATCCGCATCTTGGCGCATGCGGCGCAGGTCTTTGCAGACGCTTGCGTACGAGGTATCGCGGCGGATGAGAGCCGTTGTCGCCAATATGCGGAAAACTCGCTGTCCCTCGCGACGGCGCTAAATCTCGAACTGGGATATGAGCAAGCAGCCAAGGTGGTCAAGCATGCGTTGGCCAATGACATGTCTTTGCGTAATGCTTGTCAGTCACTTGGCATCCCAGAAAATATTTACGCGCGCGCCCTTGATGTGGATGCGTTGTCGCAGCCTGTGCGAGAAATGCCTGAATGATCACAGGCTTAGGGAGGCCAAGGCTGCCTCGCGCTTGTTCCATTGCCACCCTTGCGACGGTGTAAGGAACTTCAGGGGCCCCACATGCCTATCATCCCATCCGACGGCATGGATGCAGTAGCTCTCTCCTCGATGATCATGCGGTGATTGACCATCAAGCATCGCTCATCTCGATTTCTCCTCAGAAACCCCGCTTTGCAAAGAAATTGCGAACCGACTTGCCGTATCTCCGATCGAGAAATGATCCGCCAACTGCGCTGTCGCCACCAATCTGTGTCTCTTGTACAGCAATTTGGCAATGGCCGTCATCCAAGCTATGAAAATCGATGAAAGTGGATATGAAATGTGGCATTGTCAAATTTGGATTGGACGATTACTATCCGCGGATTCGTTCTGTTTCACTAAATATCTGTCTATACCAAAACGCATACCGTCACATACTTTAAGTGAAATAACATGGTTTTGTATCAATCTCTTGATGAGGTGAAGAACTTGAGATGGAAGTACTACCACACGAAGTTTCACTATGATGCTTGTAATCCATCCATCAAAGCCACCTCGGCGTGGATTGGCCATCGACCATTTGCATATGATTTAGTCAGGTTTTTAAAACCACAGACGATCGTCGAGCTTGGTACACATTGGGGTGCTTCATTTTTTTGTTTTTGCCAAGCGGTGTCAAATGCAGGAACACAGGCGACTTGTTTTGCTGTCGATACATGGCGAGGTGATGCACACAGTGGGGAGTACGGCGAAGAGATTTATAATGGGGTAGTCGAAGTTGCAAACCGACTGTATCCGGATATCGCAATCTTGATTCGCAATACGTTTGATCACGCATTAGACTTAATTGAAGATGGATCAGTTCATCTGTTGCACATAGATGGATTCCATACTCTGGAGGCTGTTACTTACGATTTTCAGTCTTGGTTACCCAAACTTGCGGAGCATGGTGTTGTCCTGTTCCATGACATCGCCGTCAAAGAGCATGGATTCGGTGTTTATCAACTGTGGGAGGAACTTAAGAAGCACCACCCATCACTTGAATTTCAACATTCTAGTGGATTAGGCGTGCTGTTTCCAAAAGGAACCAACAAATCTATTAATAAAATCCTCTCATTGAAAGAGGAGTTTCAGGCGATTTATACTGGTTAGCCGACATGACCATGCGACGCGACATTGAGGCTGGTCATATCGCGACACACCTGAATTCCCATCTGTCTAGCCATGGCAACCCCAGGGTTCCCTCCGAGTTCAAAGGCAAGGTGTGACAATAATTCATTGAGTTGCGATGTTTCTCTGCCCGGAATACGTGAAGTCGCTCCACAAACGACAGCACCCAGATATCCCGTCACTGTATATGTCGTATAAATTCAAGCGAATCCTCCTTCGAAGACAGGCCAAAGTAAGTTCGAAAACCTCATTGATTTGACAACAATTTCCCTATCTATATTGACATTCGATATAACAGTCGATATGATATCAATATCATATATATCGATTATCGATATATCGGCATTCGTAGCGATGGACATCAAAAGAGGTGAACTCACTTGGCACTCAAAACGGCTAACATTCTGCCATTAACAGAAGCCTTCTACTATATCCTGCTGTCGCTGTATGCGGGATCAGCCCACGGATACGCTATTATGCAAAAAACGCAACAGATCAGTGACAAGTGCGTGAACTTAGGAGCGGGGACATTGTACACTGCGCTGAGCACGTTGCTGAAAAAGGGACTAATTGAACTCTCCGATGGACCGCAAAAAGTGGAGTCTCGGCGTAAAGTGTACGCCATAACACCGGATGGGTTGACGATTCTCAGGCAAGAATTGCACCGTCTCGAGCGGCTCGTGGAAAACGGGCACCGGGTAATAAACAAAATGAAGGGGGAAGAACTATGAGCGGATCGAAGGAACGACAAACGATGCGTAGGTCGAATCTCTGGTGGGTATGGAATTACGATAAAGAAGAGAAAAAATTGGACACATTGTCCGAGCGCGGAATCCAATTGGAGAAGCCCGGCATGTTCACGGCGACGTTCGTGATGGACGCGAGCCAGCGTTACGCGTATCGAATGGATTACCAACCAGACATCAAGTGGCGACAAGCTAAGCGGGAGGAGTACCTGGCGTTCTATCGTGATGCTGGGTGGGAGTACCTCGGACAATGCACACAGTGGCACTACTTTCGCCGCCCGTGGTCTGATTCCGATCAGATGGACATCTACACTGACGCACAGTCCCTTAAGAATCATTATCAGAGAATTCGTTGGACGATTGGGGGCGTTTTGCTCATCGAAATCCTGGGTTTGATTGGCGAAGTTTTCAACGCACACTACGCGGAGAAGGACTTATCAATTTGGCCGATCGTGTGGGTGATGGCGGTCCTCGACGTGTTCCTCGCGTACGGTTTTTTGCAAATAACACGCAAGTACCACCGATTGTGATTTGAATAAGGCAGCACTATGTGGACAAGGTAGTCATCTGAGTGACCGTTGCAAAACATATTGTGCAGGTACCCGTTTTCTTGTCCCAGCGATCACGCTAAATTAACCCTGTGGAATTATCAAATTTAGTTTAACCCCATAACCTACTAAAATCGACTTAGGTAATAAACTCGTCGTGTTGCAGATCCACAGCCGCAGGCTCTTCTGCGATAACGCATCTTGCATACAAGTTCATATTCACGAGTCTGCGGGTTCACTAGTACCCGTCGAAAACAACAAATTTGCGGACATCGTAGGATGGGAGAAACTAACCCGTGACGAGAATTGGGGAGAATTTGTCGCTGGGAGTTAAACACCTGAACAGTTGACCGAAATGGGGAGAACGCTGTGGACAACATTCATTCAGGAAAATTGTGATGGACTGAAGGTGTTTGTGGAAGAAGCGTATCGTAGAAAGACTTTCCAACGGATTCAGAATTGAACTGTAAGAAATCTTGACGTTGACGAAATTGATCGTCCCTGTGTATCATGAAACAAATTCCAACGGATTGACTTTGACGAAGACGAGTACGCATACCACGTGCGTTCCAGAGAGTCGGCGAATGGTGTGAGCCGATACGCATAGGATGTCGAATGGACTTCTGAGTCGCTGGCTGAACCCACATTGTGGCAGTATGCCTTGCCGGGCGTGCCTCTCCGTTACCAAGAGGCAGGTATCGAGATCATTTTTGTTTCGTTGGTCTCCGTACTGTAAAGTGCGTCGGGCATACCCCGGCGAATTAGGGTGGCACCACGGTCTCACGTCCCTTGGCGGATGTGGGGCCTTTTTGTATTCATTTTTGGCTCGTGAAACGAGGAGGTGGTGGTGTGAGCGATGGTTGGTGGTGGTTCAAGACAAAATTCAACTCACAAAACAGGAGTGATATGAATGCAGAACAATCACGAAGAACGGGTATTGACCGGAGATCGCACCACTGGGAAGTTGCACCTCGGTCATTATGTCGGCAGCCTGAAAAATCGCATTGACATGCAACAGAAGTATGACACCTTTATCCTGCTTGCGGATGTTCAAGCATTAACTACACATTTTGAATCCCCAAAGGAAATGGGACAACATCTACGTCAGATTGCGATGGACTATTTGGCGGTAGGCATTGACCCAGAAAAGGCTACGATTTTCGTTCAATCTCTCGTGCCTGAAATCGCCGAACTCACAATGTTTTATTCCATGTTTGTCACGGTCAATTCACTGCGCCATAACCCGACGGTGAAGTCTGAGGCAGCCGAACGAGGATACGATCAATTGTTCTATGGATTCTTGGGTTACCCAGTCAGTCAGGCGGCCGACATAACGTTTTGCAAGGCGACTTTGGTGCCGGTAGGAGAAGATCAAGTTCCGCACATTGAACAAACCCGAAAAATCGTTCGCCGCTTCAATGAGCTGTATGCCCCAGTTCTGATTGAGCCGAAGGCCGTCGTCGGAGAGGTGCCAAGACTCGTCGGCTTGGACGGAAAAAGCAAGATGAGTAAGAGTATGGGTAATGCGATCACGCTGGATGCCTCGGCCCAAGAAGTGCGGGAAAAGATTCAAGTCGCAGTTACTGATCCTGCACGAATTCGCAAGTCGGATCCCGGACATCCAGAAGTGTGTCCTGTTTTCACATATCATCAAGCGT from Ferroacidibacillus organovorans harbors:
- a CDS encoding class II fumarate hydratase, which codes for MANQTRTVRDSLGDIEIPMDAYYGAQTARAIANFPISGLRLPPAFIRAQGIVKWAAAKAHADLGILDAVKADAICKASDEVAKGALDEWFRVDVYQAGAGTSQNMNANEVIAARATEILGGTRGGALLVHPNDDVNRSQSTNDTIHIAMNMAGLDMLTHDLAPALDSLEQALEERARAFAHIVKSGRTHLQDAVPMRLGDEFRAYAHNIRRHRHWVKQAADELLSIGFGGNAVGTGINTEPTFAKLAVRHVAEKTGLAYRLADNPFTFNQNPDEVVLVSGALRSLAQALGRIANDLRLLASGPRTGFAELILPAVQPGSSIMPGKVNPVIAEMLNMVVYQVLGCDTTVAQAGAAGQLELNVMMPVMAANFLHEIRILAHAAQVFADACVRGIAADESRCRQYAENSLSLATALNLELGYEQAAKVVKHALANDMSLRNACQSLGIPENIYARALDVDALSQPVREMPE
- a CDS encoding class I SAM-dependent methyltransferase — its product is MRWKYYHTKFHYDACNPSIKATSAWIGHRPFAYDLVRFLKPQTIVELGTHWGASFFCFCQAVSNAGTQATCFAVDTWRGDAHSGEYGEEIYNGVVEVANRLYPDIAILIRNTFDHALDLIEDGSVHLLHIDGFHTLEAVTYDFQSWLPKLAEHGVVLFHDIAVKEHGFGVYQLWEELKKHHPSLEFQHSSGLGVLFPKGTNKSINKILSLKEEFQAIYTG
- a CDS encoding PadR family transcriptional regulator; translation: MALKTANILPLTEAFYYILLSLYAGSAHGYAIMQKTQQISDKCVNLGAGTLYTALSTLLKKGLIELSDGPQKVESRRKVYAITPDGLTILRQELHRLERLVENGHRVINKMKGEEL
- a CDS encoding DUF2812 domain-containing protein, which gives rise to MSGSKERQTMRRSNLWWVWNYDKEEKKLDTLSERGIQLEKPGMFTATFVMDASQRYAYRMDYQPDIKWRQAKREEYLAFYRDAGWEYLGQCTQWHYFRRPWSDSDQMDIYTDAQSLKNHYQRIRWTIGGVLLIEILGLIGEVFNAHYAEKDLSIWPIVWVMAVLDVFLAYGFLQITRKYHRL
- the trpS gene encoding tryptophan--tRNA ligase, encoding MQNNHEERVLTGDRTTGKLHLGHYVGSLKNRIDMQQKYDTFILLADVQALTTHFESPKEMGQHLRQIAMDYLAVGIDPEKATIFVQSLVPEIAELTMFYSMFVTVNSLRHNPTVKSEAAERGYDQLFYGFLGYPVSQAADITFCKATLVPVGEDQVPHIEQTRKIVRRFNELYAPVLIEPKAVVGEVPRLVGLDGKSKMSKSMGNAITLDASAQEVREKIQVAVTDPARIRKSDPGHPEVCPVFTYHQAFAAGKSDEVATGCRSGTMGCVECKRRIAGRINELLEPMRERRVAYEANPRMADELLIAGTKRAREIAKETMREVREAMGLNYRLDSDEVRG